A genomic window from Glycine max cultivar Williams 82 chromosome 17, Glycine_max_v4.0, whole genome shotgun sequence includes:
- the LOC100305831 gene encoding uncharacterized protein isoform X1, whose translation MEKLVRSSCNKEYMRMAMLKHEETFKEQVYELHRLYRIQKILMQNMEARRGIEASEEEWHFKNGIGLTHKGAQEKPQIKFDLESPAEEHIAESEDGVLEVIDETEIELTLGPSSYNRRKKVETPLTSDSGHSLSSSSSGSSHVNKTRCHGSHTREESSGSIIRLVQVPGSTPGYQSGIRNSFDIEEQLRQERLKQSPWLFQVLNLNMT comes from the exons ATGGAGAAGCTTGTCAGGTCCAGTTGCAACAAAGAATACATGAGGATGGCCATGTTAAAACATgaagaaactttcaaagaacag GTATACGAGCTTCATCGTTTGTACAGGATTCAGAAGATACTGATGCAAAACATGGAAGCCAGAAGAGGAATCGAAGCGAGCGAAGAAGAATGGCACTTCAAGAATGGCATTGGTTTAACTCACAAAGGTGCACAAGAAAAGCCTCAAATTAAATTTGACCTTGAAAGTCCTGCAGAGGAACACATTGCAGAATCAGAAGATGGGGTGCTAGAAGTCATCGATGAGACCGAGATTGAGCTGACATTAGGCCCGTCGAGTTACAACCGAAGGAAGAAAGTTGAGACACCGCTAACTTCAGATTCAGGACACAgcttgtcttcttcttctagTGGATCCAGCCATGTGAACAAGACAAGATGTCATGGCAGTCACACTAGAGAAGAATCAAGTGGAAGCATAATTCGGCTTGTCCAGGTGCCGGGTTCAACACCAGGATACCAAAGTGGAATTAGAAACAGTTTTGATATTGAAGAACAATTAAGACAAGAGAGATTAAAACAGTCACCTTGGCTTTTCCAAGTGTTGAATCTGAACATgacttga